One genomic region from Granulicatella adiacens ATCC 49175 encodes:
- a CDS encoding RecX family transcriptional regulator: MVITKIEAQKKKGRYNIYLNDAFAFGVDEATVVKYALFKGTELTKEQIEEIQHDDCIQQAYQKALHFLNFKLRSTKEVYEKLEKLEFDDVIINEVLGKLHEQNFINDTFYAESYLNQAKFVTFKGPKSVVFDLQKKGISDKVIQTVLEGYSLKEQLENAIQIAQAYLKGQKRITTKVAKQKVKGFVMQKGYSKEIAEEVVPFLSFEAQNEMEAELAIKEIATIYRRIAKKYEDTESALWYQIKGKLYQKGFTSSVIEQAIAQFEMEKEEWI; encoded by the coding sequence ATGGTCATTACAAAAATTGAGGCGCAGAAGAAAAAAGGGCGTTACAATATTTATTTGAATGATGCTTTTGCCTTTGGTGTAGATGAGGCAACAGTTGTAAAGTATGCCTTATTTAAAGGGACCGAACTGACAAAAGAACAAATTGAAGAAATTCAGCATGATGATTGTATTCAGCAAGCCTATCAAAAAGCATTACACTTTTTAAACTTCAAGCTTCGTTCGACGAAGGAAGTCTATGAAAAATTAGAAAAATTGGAATTCGATGACGTTATTATTAATGAAGTTCTTGGAAAGTTACATGAACAGAACTTTATTAATGATACGTTTTATGCTGAAAGCTATTTGAATCAGGCAAAGTTTGTCACATTCAAAGGGCCGAAGTCTGTCGTTTTTGATTTACAGAAGAAGGGGATTAGTGACAAAGTCATTCAAACCGTTCTCGAAGGCTATTCTCTAAAAGAGCAGCTCGAAAATGCGATTCAAATTGCGCAGGCGTATTTGAAAGGACAAAAAAGAATTACTACTAAAGTAGCAAAGCAAAAGGTAAAAGGATTCGTGATGCAAAAAGGATATTCGAAAGAAATTGCTGAAGAAGTAGTTCCGTTTCTATCGTTTGAAGCTCAAAATGAGATGGAAGCAGAATTGGCAATAAAGGAGATTGCAACTATTTACCGACGTATCGCCAAAAAATATGAAGATACTGAATCAGCGCTATGGTATCAAATCAAAGGGAAGTTGTATCAAAAAGGATTTACTTCCAGTGTGATTGAACAAGCTATCGCGCAATTTGAAATGGAGAAAGAAGAATGGATTTAG
- the mutY gene encoding A/G-specific adenine glycosylase yields the protein MDLAGIGVKMWDEKKIKRFRRALLDWYDKEKRDLPWRRTQNPYFIWVSEIMLQQTRVDTVIPYYERFLATFPTIKDLAEAPEETLLKCWEGLGYYSRVRNMQKAAIQVMEEFGGEFPNTYDGILSLKGIGPYTAGAIASIAFGLPEPAVDGNLMRVISRLFEVNLDIGNPSNRWAFQEIAEILIDPDRPGDFNQALMDLGSDIESPVNPRPEESPVKDFSAAYLNGTMHIYPIKKPKKKPTPMKWRAFVVQDEQGRFLVEKNTQADLLSGFWHFPLIRDFSTIGESIDLFEGVLEESSNYEINQNIPLEVQFESLYRMKLTPIRLLPKSVKHIFSHQRWDIELQYASALGEVKNNSSRTLKWVTKEEMKLLPQSRVQGKMCEILVGQELL from the coding sequence ATGGATTTAGCCGGAATTGGCGTAAAAATGTGGGACGAGAAGAAAATTAAGCGTTTTAGACGGGCGCTACTAGATTGGTATGATAAAGAAAAACGAGATTTACCGTGGAGAAGAACGCAAAATCCATATTTCATTTGGGTGAGCGAAATCATGCTTCAACAAACAAGAGTGGATACAGTAATTCCATATTACGAGCGTTTTCTAGCGACTTTTCCAACTATAAAAGATTTGGCTGAAGCTCCTGAAGAGACGTTATTAAAATGCTGGGAAGGACTTGGATATTACTCACGAGTACGTAATATGCAAAAGGCAGCCATTCAAGTGATGGAAGAGTTTGGTGGAGAATTTCCAAATACTTATGACGGAATCCTATCGTTAAAAGGGATAGGTCCTTATACTGCTGGAGCGATTGCAAGTATTGCATTCGGGTTGCCAGAACCAGCCGTTGATGGAAATTTGATGCGAGTCATTAGTAGACTGTTTGAAGTGAATTTAGATATTGGAAACCCAAGTAATCGATGGGCTTTCCAAGAAATTGCTGAAATTCTTATTGACCCTGACAGACCTGGAGATTTTAATCAGGCTCTGATGGATTTAGGTTCCGATATCGAATCTCCAGTGAATCCTCGTCCAGAAGAAAGTCCGGTGAAGGATTTCAGTGCGGCATATTTAAATGGAACGATGCATATTTATCCAATTAAAAAACCTAAGAAAAAACCAACTCCGATGAAATGGAGAGCCTTTGTGGTTCAAGATGAGCAAGGAAGATTTTTAGTTGAAAAAAATACACAAGCGGATTTACTCAGTGGCTTTTGGCATTTTCCGTTGATTCGTGATTTCAGCACAATTGGAGAATCGATTGATCTATTTGAGGGCGTGCTAGAAGAATCTTCAAATTATGAAATCAATCAGAATATACCATTAGAAGTGCAATTCGAAAGTCTGTATAGAATGAAATTAACACCGATTCGACTACTTCCTAAATCGGTCAAGCATATTTTCAGTCATCAAAGATGGGATATTGAATTGCAATATGCGAGCGCATTAGGTGAGGTGAAGAATAATTCATCTAGAACTCTAAAGTGGGTTACTAAAGAAGAGATGAAACTTCTGCCTCAATCAAGAGTTCAAGGGAAAATGTGCGAGATTTTAGTCGGACAAGAGCTTTTATAA
- a CDS encoding DUF402 domain-containing protein, producing the protein MHNPREGEFITVKSYKHDGSLHRTWRDSMILKTSDQAIIACNDHTLVTESDGRRWLTREPALLYYHKHYWFNIVTMIRQKGISYYCNLASPYVLDAEALKYIDYDLDIKIFPDGEKRLLDVDEYELHRRQMHYSKEIDQILKANVEILVDWINNKKGPFSPEYVDLWYERYIQLTYRKS; encoded by the coding sequence GTGCACAATCCCAGAGAAGGAGAATTCATCACTGTCAAGAGTTATAAACATGATGGTAGTCTTCATCGCACTTGGCGCGATAGCATGATTTTGAAGACAAGCGATCAAGCTATTATCGCTTGTAATGATCATACTCTTGTGACTGAGTCCGACGGAAGAAGATGGTTGACGAGGGAGCCAGCGTTACTTTATTATCATAAACATTATTGGTTTAATATTGTGACGATGATTCGTCAAAAGGGGATATCTTATTATTGTAATCTTGCATCGCCTTATGTATTGGATGCTGAGGCGTTGAAATATATCGATTATGATTTAGATATTAAGATTTTCCCAGATGGCGAAAAACGATTGCTTGATGTCGATGAGTATGAATTACATCGCCGTCAAATGCACTATTCGAAAGAAATTGATCAAATCCTAAAGGCGAATGTAGAAATTCTTGTGGATTGGATTAATAATAAAAAAGGGCCGTTCTCACCAGAATATGTCGATTTATGGTATGAAAGATATATTCAATTAACCTATCGTAAATCATAA
- a CDS encoding phosphoglucomutase: MSKIKELQLSSDIRGIAIATEEFDATLTVEESCLIASAFVKWLQKRYPSKNISELIVGIGRDSRISGPELTKEFIKVLSAFGVHVIDFEMATTPSMFMATQFEEFNCDATVMFTASHLPYYYNGLKFFTREGGLESSDIRDIIALVDEKEELPQESVSTIEVKSIFERYSRHLVELIRKGSQSEKEKPLEGLHIIVDAGNGAGGFFAKSVLEELGAKTEGSQFLDPDGTFPNHIPNPDNKEAMESIKKQVLAVNADYGVIFDTDVDRAAVVTGSGELLNRNNLIAVLSVIVISEHPGTTIVTNSPTTEHLKKFIMKLGGHQYRYISGYRNVINKAIELNNQGTDCQLAIETSGHAAFKENYFLDDGAYVVAKILMLLPRLVAKGETLDSLIKKLVQPKEVVEVRFKIETKDFKATGLEVIKDFPNWIPKDWVVNLENEEGVRIDFKGEYGDGWLLLRMSLHEPLLVLQIENDMVGYQTKILKTINKILNRYPELNRNRLEALL; this comes from the coding sequence ATGTCAAAAATCAAAGAGTTACAACTGAGTTCAGATATTCGCGGTATTGCTATTGCGACAGAAGAGTTTGATGCAACATTGACAGTAGAAGAAAGTTGTTTAATTGCGAGTGCTTTCGTGAAATGGTTACAGAAACGGTATCCGTCTAAAAATATTTCGGAATTAATTGTTGGAATCGGTCGTGATAGTCGTATTAGTGGACCGGAGTTAACAAAAGAATTTATTAAAGTTTTATCGGCTTTTGGAGTTCACGTAATTGATTTTGAAATGGCAACGACTCCAAGTATGTTTATGGCGACTCAATTTGAAGAATTTAACTGCGATGCGACAGTGATGTTTACTGCGAGTCATTTACCATACTATTACAATGGACTGAAATTTTTCACGCGTGAGGGCGGATTAGAGTCCAGTGATATTCGTGATATTATTGCATTGGTGGATGAAAAGGAAGAACTACCACAAGAATCAGTTTCTACTATAGAAGTAAAAAGTATTTTTGAACGATACAGTCGTCATTTAGTGGAGTTGATTCGTAAGGGAAGTCAGAGCGAAAAAGAAAAACCGCTTGAAGGATTACATATTATAGTCGATGCTGGGAATGGAGCAGGAGGCTTCTTTGCAAAAAGTGTACTAGAAGAACTAGGTGCTAAAACGGAAGGCTCACAATTCTTAGATCCAGATGGAACTTTCCCAAATCATATTCCGAACCCAGATAATAAAGAAGCAATGGAAAGTATTAAGAAACAAGTACTAGCGGTAAATGCTGATTATGGTGTGATTTTTGATACAGATGTGGATAGAGCTGCGGTTGTAACAGGAAGTGGGGAACTTCTCAATAGAAATAATTTAATTGCTGTTTTAAGTGTGATTGTGATAAGCGAGCATCCTGGAACAACAATAGTAACGAATTCTCCTACAACTGAACACTTGAAGAAATTCATTATGAAGTTAGGTGGGCATCAATATCGATATATATCGGGTTATCGTAATGTTATAAACAAAGCAATAGAATTAAATAATCAAGGAACTGATTGTCAGCTTGCGATTGAAACTAGTGGTCATGCTGCGTTCAAAGAGAATTACTTTTTAGATGATGGAGCGTATGTGGTCGCAAAAATATTAATGTTGCTTCCTAGATTGGTTGCTAAAGGGGAAACCTTAGATTCATTAATTAAAAAGCTAGTCCAACCTAAAGAAGTTGTAGAAGTTCGTTTTAAGATTGAAACTAAAGATTTCAAAGCTACAGGGTTAGAAGTAATCAAAGATTTCCCTAATTGGATTCCGAAAGACTGGGTAGTAAATCTCGAAAATGAAGAAGGAGTTCGAATTGACTTTAAAGGGGAATATGGAGATGGATGGCTTCTTTTACGGATGAGTCTACATGAGCCACTTTTAGTATTACAAATAGAAAATGATATGGTGGGGTATCAAACTAAGATTCTTAAAACGATAAATAAAATTTTGAATCGCTATCCAGAACTCAATCGGAATAGACTAGAAGCATTGTTATAA